The Osmerus mordax isolate fOsmMor3 chromosome 5, fOsmMor3.pri, whole genome shotgun sequence DNA window gcaaggcacttcaccctacttgcctcgggggaatgtccctgtacttactgtaagtcgctctggataagagcgtctgctaaatgactaaatgtaaatgtaaatgtctaacaaCGTCCCTGCCCCTGGAGCATTTCTAATGTTTACTGGGTATGTATGACGTTCATGAGTGCAGGAAGGTATTATTCACTTTCAACAGAACATATGGCACGATCAACTCAGATagtagtttttttcttttagttGCATATGTATTGCAGTGATGTATTACATTCAAAATGAGAAAAACAACGGAGACACAGTAATGTACTGTTGTTATCTTGTGCAGTACTTATCTTTCAACATAAACTATTGCTACAACAATAGCAGTAACAGCTAAAACAAAAATGCCATGTACATGTCATTAACCGATATACAGAATGGATAAAGCTATCATTGCAATAGGTTTCTGAACTATAGCTCACCTGagtcatgcatttacaatgcaaAGATGTAATGTGCACTTGTTAAGACAATAATGCCATACTTATGGGATTATACTTAAATATATTAActggcatgtctgtgtatatagttattatttcttaactttttCTTCCTAACTAACAACCATAGATTTTAAAACCACAGTCAGCAATATGTCCTTTGATTAATAATAAATTCCATTAAAATTCAATATGGAAATTCAGTCAAATCAAAAATAATTTATAGGTATTTGACCTAGGAAGACCTAATCAATAGTAGTTCAAGTGCCATACCTTAATATAATCAAACATATACGTTCAAGTACTTTCAAACCTCAAATACTGTTGTTTCATGTAATATTATGTTTGCATATGAACATGGCATACATTTTCTACATTAAAACTGTGTTTAAACTGGGTTTTCTATTGAAGGTATCCTACTGTCTATTGTTGAACTAACCTTTGATTCAATATGAATGAAAACTAGTGTGCAAAATATTGCAGGATTCTCTCTAAAGATAAACATGGCTATggccttttttttgtcttttgtgaATATATTAGACTAGAATATACTAGATATATCCTGTTGAGAAATCCTACATCACCCCTAGTGATAATACGCTATAATAGACAGTAATGACCGTGGGATTACTCAAGCTACTTCAGTCCGCCCTCAGTTTCCTGTGTGTAATTGTTTCTATGGTGGAAACTCCATTTGCATGTCCATTTGTAGGAGAAGCAGACCCGTTCTGGTATTCATTCTTCTTTAGTGACACACTACGCTTCTTGTATGtctgaaaccacacacacaccacacaggttCAGGCATGCAAAGGCATCACTGACAAGTCTCCTCTCCTTTGTGATTTGTAAGAGACTTTAGCATTTGCTCACCTCAATATAGAAGTTTGAGAAGAGTATGATTAGAGTGACCATGTAGCCCATCTGGAAGTACAGCCAGCGGATTGGGAACCCACAGGGCCATACTACTGCACAGGCTGTCTGGGATACGGTTAAAAAGAACTGTACCTTGAGGGAAAAACACAATTGGTAGTAAATGAATTGTTTgttttacacgcaagcacacacaagtaTGCATAAATAAGTACCATTGATCCAATGCCTAAAATACCTTAAATGGATAGGGAAGGAAATATTTCCTAGCCAAAGTACATTGTTTGTAAGTCTGTAAGAACATATGTGTGTAAAAATTGAGATTTAGAACCATGAAGAATTGACATCTACAATAGGAAACTGTCAAGAGAAGCAGAACCAAGAATTCCCAAATTCATGTAGTTGTTATAAATGGCAAATATACTTGAAGTTATATTGACATATGTACAGGTTTGTACCACCATGACAATGCATAACAATCGCACCTAATCCCAATTAACACCTAACGTCCACAGATCTACAATTTTATCTTTCAGTACTCTCGTAGTTTGTAATGGTTTCTATTTGAGAAGTAAAACTCACCAGCTGGCCCTGAGTGATGTATCTCTTCCACCAGAGGAATGGCCTCAAGGCCGGAATAGAGGACAGCCCGTAATAGGAATACATCAGGACGTGGATGAAGCTGTTCAGACAGGCACCAAAGTACGCTGGGAATGACAGAGGACACCAGGAGAGTCAGTGACAGTGTCAAAATAATATGTTGCTGGTGATTCTGGAGATGAATGATATTTCGTTCCATACCACCAGTCTATCTAACAACTGCCTTTAAGAAGACATTAAGTTGTATTCAAGATATTAAAAAGTAGTGATGACACCTTGGTAGCACAAACAGCTACTGAGGTGTTTTTTTCCAGttagggggggtcagatggctgagcggttagggaatcgggctattaatcagaaggttgccggttcgattcccagtagTGCAaaaaacgttgtgtccttgcgcaaggcacttcaccctacttgcctcggggggaatgtccctgtacttactgtaagtcgctctggataagcgcgtctgctaaatgactaaatgtaaatgtagttatcCTGTCAGGCCCTGAGGGTTACATAGAAAATGCTGAAGCTAGGGCTCACAAGAAAGCAATTAAGGCAAGGTGAGAGAATATAAACACCAAACTCTTCAAGACAAACATACTGTGAAATCAAAGAATGCTAAAGCATTGTCTGGAAATACTGTACTGCAGATTTATAACCTACTGGTTTCCATGGttcttttaaccctcgtgctgccttcgggtcacatgacccaaaggttcataacgaaccatcgttgtgtttacccaattttacccaatacaaaaacaaattaaaataattttcttttaacctttgcaatgtggggggtctgagacagcctagctgttaaaagaaaatgcttcactttgtctttgtatgcggtaaatctgtcgcaatacgacggtgggtcacaatgactgatgggtcagaatgacccgaagataacacaagggttaaatttaTAATAGAGACTACTTTTAAACTTGAGTTTATATTACATTAAAAACCTTTCCAGTCTCAGTGGGTCTGGCTTTAGTGGATCAAAGTTATTCATCTGGTAtggtaaatggtaaatggactgcatttatatagcgcttttctaccttagcggcactcaaagcgctttacaatgtttgcctcttattcacccattcatactctcactcacacataccgacggcagcgagctaccatgcaaggcgccggcctgccaaTCGGGAGCACCTctgggttcagagtcttgctcaaggatacttcggcacatgacctaggaggagtcggggatcgaaccgccaaccttgcgattaacagacaaccctctctaccccctgagccacagccgctgGTATAGCCAGCCACTGTTTGTTTGTGGACTCAGAAGGGGAGTTGTTTTGAAGACCAAGTCTAGCCATCACTGTGGCGTCTAATGGTGCAGTTGGGGTATAAACACTCACAGTGACCACAGGGCACCcagttcataacaaaccaccAGATGTTGAGCATGCTGGCATGGTGGTAGATGTGCAGGAATGTGATCTGATGGTTGTTGTTTCggaggatgaagaagaaggTGTCCATGAACTCGATGAGTTTGGAGAAGTAGTACCACCAGAGAACGTTCATGACCTGAAAGTATGAGAAAAAAAGGACACTGAGATACTGCAGCCAAGATTTCAGATTAGCTGAAACACTGTAAATCATTTCAGATTAGCTGAAACACTGTAAATCATTGTTCCCCATAAAAGGTCACATCTCAATATGTATTAAGTAACACTTGTCTGTAACATAACGCTCTTGATGTTTCAGTTAAAATAAATACCACATTTGTAGAAGTTTTAATCACAGGAGAATAGTGAATGAGCGAGTGTCCTTATCGTCCAATGTTGCCCCAGAACATAAAAACAAGTCACCATGATGACAGCACAGATTAAATAGACTGTCTGGCTCAGAGGCTTATATGCCAGGATTTGCAGGTACTGGCTGTCATAAATTGCATCAGTGGAGTTTACAGTGATTTTGTTCTGGAGTTAATAATCTGTAAAGATAAACCAGGACCGCAGTAACAATTTAGTAAAAACTGTATTACAACCGGATTCAAAGAAGTCCAGTTTGAGTACCTTACCTTGTTATCTGCTTCTCCAGCACTGTGTGAGTCTTGGCAGTATACATTGTAGCTACCTTGCCATACAGCAGTCACCAACTGAGGACAAACAAGGTGAATCAGGCAAGggtgaatctctttctcccccccctccatccacacacacacacacacacacacacacacactcacacactcacagccctaCCTCACACTACATATTAGTTACATTAACCTTTACTCCACGAAGCATCATAGTATGACCTTAAATTTACTCAAAGATATTTATTTGATAGTTTTGTCCACTAGAGGCTTAGAGTTTGTAATTTTGAATCAATACTTTTAGGggcttgtttttgtgtttgaagACGTTCCTTCACAATCCTGAATTCCAGTCACAAGTCAATTGTAGCTGTATTACATAGTGATCCTGCATTGTTAATTGTTGTGAAGCACCGTCAGTATTTCATTCCGACCACTGCTGCCGCAATATTTCAATGGAGTCCTTGTTCACACAATCAAATTTGGGAATAAAATAGCTCTGCTTTTATTGGCCATAGCAGATATATAAGGTCCTATCTAATTCACTAAAATGATGTCATATGGTTGATGAGTTCTGTTTGCACCTGGGGAAAAATCATGGTCAAGGTCCCCCATCTTGAATTTGACCCAATCCCCCAATCTGTTGTTTTGATATAAATCAGTGCATACACATTCTGTAAATGTTTGGACCAGGACTGGACATCTTCTGGAACAGGATGTGAAAATGGGGCCTTTCCAGAGCTAATTATTCTGATGACTTAGAGGTATACGGGGGGATTATCCTCTGGTTGTAAAAGCAGGGGGGCCCTGTGCAtgggcaggacaggggaggatggggagagtaGGGCCAGGCCAGGCCCTGGCAGATGTGCTCCGCTACTCAACTGTGTAATCCCTTGCAGAGG harbors:
- the elovl5 gene encoding elongation of very long chain fatty acids protein 5 yields the protein METINHKVNTYIDSWMGPRDERVRGWLLLDNYTPTFALTVMYLLIVWMGPKFMSHRQPFSCRGVMVVYNLGLTVLSFYMFYELVTAVWQGSYNVYCQDSHSAGEADNKVMNVLWWYYFSKLIEFMDTFFFILRNNNHQITFLHIYHHASMLNIWWFVMNWVPCGHSYFGACLNSFIHVLMYSYYGLSSIPALRPFLWWKRYITQGQLVQFFLTVSQTACAVVWPCGFPIRWLYFQMGYMVTLIILFSNFYIETYKKRSVSLKKNEYQNGSASPTNGHANGVSTIETITHRKLRAD